The nucleotide sequence CCACCTACACCCGACCTGGAGACTGGGTCCTCGACCCGATGTGCGGCACCGGCACCACCCTCGTCGAAGCCGCCCACGCCGGCCGCAACGGACTCGGCATCGAATACGAGCCCAGATGGGCCCAGGCCGCCGCCGAGAACCTCGCCCTCGCCGAACGCAGCGGCGCCCCCGGACACGGCCAGATCCTCATCGGCGACGCCCGATCGCTGCCCACCGTCATCCCACCCGAGTTGCACGGCCGGTTCGCGCTGGTGGTCACCTCGCCCCCGTACGGCGCGTCCGTCCACGGCCGGGTCCGCTCGACCCGCGACAGCGGCGAACCCGGCGTCCACAAATTCAACGACGCCTACGGCACCGACCGGGCCAACCTCGCCCACCAGCCCCTCGCCCGGCTCCTCGACGGATTCACCGACATCCTCACTGGTTGCGCTGCTGTGCTGCGCCCGGGCGGACACGTCGTCGTCACCACCCGCCCGTGGCGGCGCGGCGGAGAGCTGATCGACCTGCCCGGCCTGGCCGCCGCATGCGGACAGGCCGCCGGACTGGTCTTCGAGGAGCGGTGCGTCGCGCTCCTCGCCGCGATCCGCGACGGCGAACTCATCCCCCGTCCCTCGTTCTTCGCCCTCCACAACGCCCGCACCGCCGCCCAGGCCGGCAACCCCCAAGCCGTGATCGTGCACGAGGACGTCCTCATACTGGCCAAGGTCGCGCTTCCCGGAAGTTCCCGTGAACCCAAGGGTGTTCAGGCCAAGCCCGATGGGCCCCAACCGCGCGCGGCGGTGCCGCGATGATCTCGCACAGCGCGCGTCGGCACCGGCGCGGGAGTGCCCGGTCCCTGTCGGTGGGCTCGCTATGCACGGGCTATGGGGGACTCGACCTCGCCGTCGCGGAGCTGTTCCCCACCGCGACGTGGGCCTGGTGCGCCGACGACGACAAGCACATCTCCGCGGTGATCGCCGAGAGGTTCCCCGGGGCGCCGAACCTCGGCGACATCCGCACTGTCGACTGGCCGCACATCGCCGCCACCGCGCCGGTGGACATCGTCACCGCCGGGTTCCCCTGCCAGGACATTTCGCTCGCCGGAACAGGAGGAGGGATCGCCCATGGCACGCGCAGCGGACTGTGGTTCACCGTCCTGGACGCCGTTCGCGCGCTTCGCCCCGGCCTCCTGGTCGTGGAGAACGTCGCCGCCCTGCGACGGCGAGGACTCGACACCGTCCTCGCCGGACTGGCCGAAACGGGGTATGACGCGCAGTGGACGAGCGTACGCGCCTGCGACGTCGGGGCGCCGCACCAAAGGGCGCGGTGTTTCCTCACCGCGTGGCCCGCACCGCACCGGCCGCAGGCTGCCCACGCCTCTTGCCCGGGACGCGTACGGACCGGCGCAGCGCGACGACCTGCCCACCGTGATCACCACCATCGCCACGCACCCCGCCACCGCACCCACGGGCACGGGCACGGCCCGTCCATGCCCCCTCGGGAGGCGTTCCTTTCGCCCCGGCACTGCTCCTCACCCCCACCGCGAACCTCGGCCGAAACGGCGGCAGCCAACCACCCGCCAAACGCCGCACGGCCGGCCACGGACCGACCCTGGCCGACCAACTCGAACACTGGAACCCGACCGACCGCCCCACGGGCGGCCCGTGACCACGGCCACGGGCGCGCAGGAGCGGCTGCTGCCCACCCCGACCGCCAGCGAGGCCGCCAAAGGCTCACCGCGCCAACGCGGCGGGCTGTGCAGCGCACTCACCCCCGACCCCCCGAAACCCCGCACCCGACGGACACCCCCGCCCAGGCCGCATGGGACTGGGGACCCTACGAGGCCGCCGTCACCCGCTGGGCCGACCTGACCGGGCAGGCGCCCCCGCACCCCGTCCTCCCCGGGCCCCGCGGCAAACCGCGCCTGAACCCCGCCTTCGTCGAATGGATGATGGGCCTGTCCACCGACCCGGGCTGGGTCACCGCCGTCCCCGGCATCCCCCGCGGCGCGCAACTCCGCGCCCTCGGCAACGGCGTCGTCCCCCAACAAGCCCTCCACGCCCTCCGCGAACTCGCCGCCGACACCACCGCCACCGGCGCGACCAACCTCCTCACCCGCCATGTCGCCGCGACGACATAGCCGCGCCCGTACCCGGCACAGCGCCCACCGGCCCCGGCCACCGCCGCACGGCCACCCCGAAACCACACCGGACGCACCACACAGACGCACCACCGCACCAACGCACACCACACCCACACAGAAGAAAGAGGTAGCACCGTGAACTACACCGACGACACCGCCGCCTGGACCGAGCCCGACCTCACCACCGACACCACCGTGGTCGTCGAGCCCGGCCGCCCGCTGCTGCTCACCCCGGACGAGGCCGGCGCCCTGGTGCGCCGCAGCGGCAACTGGATGCGCCGCAAGGCCACCGCCGGCGAGATCCCCTGCACCGTGCTGGGCCGCACCGTCCTGTTCTCCTACACCGACCTCGACGACCTCATCGTCATCCACCACCGACCCGCAACCACCTGACCCACGCTCCGGCAGCCGCCGGACCCGAAAGCCGCCGCGCCCGGCAACCGCCGGGCGCGGCGGCCCCCTTCACCACCGAGCCCCGCCGTCATCGAGGACGCCGTGTCCGACACCCCGCCCCGCATCCGCCTCCCCGACCACGACCCGCCGCTGAACGCCGAGACCGCCCGGCTGCTGCTGCGCATGCTCACCGCCGTCGCCGCCCACCGCACCGGCCACGACACCGCCCCCGACCCCGCCGCCCCGCCGCCCGAACCAGCCCCGAGACCACCCGACGGCGGACTGGAGTCGAGCGGCTGAGTCGAGGTACGACGGGCGACGTCCCAGCCCCCGACGAAAGCCCGGCCCGTGACCCCCACACCCCCCGAACCCCGCCACCACCCCGGACCCGGCACCCCCGCGGTTCGCGTTCGCCGGACGCGTCTCCACCGAGGACCACCAAGACCCCGAAGCGTCACGCGACTGGTAACCCGCCCGCGTACAAGCCTGCATCGCCCGCGTCGGCCACGCCGTCACTGCCGAGTACTTCGACATCTCCCGCATCCGCGCCCTGTCCCAGGGCAACACCAACCCCGCCCCTGACGGTCCCCGTGGTGAAGGCGGCGTGGCCGCGTCGATAGTGTGCGGGACGTGGATGCGCGTATCCGGGAACTCGCCGAGAATTCTCCCAACTTCGGTTACCTGTTGGAGATTTCGCCGAAGCTCGTGGCGTACGGGACACGCGCCGAGGTGTTCCTGGCTGACGAGCCGGGCGACGCGATGATCAAGTGCCGGCAGTTCCTCGAAGAACTCGTTCGAGTTGTCGTCGTCAAGACCGGAACCGGCCAAGGCGTCGATTCGCTTGGCAAGCGCGTCCAGGCGTTGAGCGACGCGGACGTGGTCAGTCGGCAAGCGGTGCGGCAGATGCGTACTGTCTTGAGATCCGGAAACAAGGCGGTGCACGAAGACTTCGCCGACCCGGACAAGGCAGCCGAGTCAGTGCGTTGCTGCTTCTGGCTGGGCGACTACGTGGCCCGACATGTGTTCGGCGACACCACGCGGCGGTCCCACAGCACACCTGCGGCACGACCTGCCAATCGCGACACCGGCACAGAGGTCCTTACCGCCGTGACCCACACAGCCGCCGAGATCGCAACGATCAAACGCCTGCTGGAATCCATTGACAACCGCATTACCGCAAGCGAACCGGGACCGACGCCCAGCACCCGACCGCGACGCACCACACCCATCGTGGTCGCAGGCATAATCGCGGCAGCGGTGACGGCAATCGCCCTGACCGTCTGGGCCGTCCGTTCGGGAGACGAGCGCACCGGCCCGGAACCCCCGACCGCCCAGGACTGCCCTGCCGCGGTACCGATCAAGGGAAACATCAGCTCAGCGGGCGAACGTATCTACCACCTGCCCGGGGGCTCCTACTACACGCGCACCAACGCCGAACGCTGCTTCGATTCAGCCGCGGACGCCGAATCGGAGGGATTCCGGCCAGCTCGACGTTGAACCGGAACTCCGGCAAGGCGTCAAGCAAGTACCGAAGCCCCGGTTGCCGCGGACGACCTTCCCAAGTCGTCTCCGCCAACCGGAGGTTCGATGTGCGGTGAGTCTGCTCCGGTCTTCCTTGCCAAGACGCCTACTACTCCAGCCGCACTTTGTGATCAGCTGCGGAGTCGTGCCTGGTAATGGGCTTTTCGGGCTCGGGCTTGGTGTTGTCTGCGCCAGTCGGACCAGGCCAGGACGGTTGCCGCGGTCGTTGCCGGGGTGAGGAGTAGGGCGCCGAGCAGGCGGCGGATCTCGTTGACGGTCAGCCTGATCCGGCCGCTGCCGGGGTCGTCGGGTTGTCCGGCTGCGGTGACGGCGAGGATGGCCAGGGCGAGCATCGCGAGGGTGATGTGGCGGTTCCAGGAGCGGTGGTTGCGGACTTGGTAGTGGTCCAGTCCGACGCAGCCTTTCGCGGCCTGGAACAACTCCTCGATGGACCAGCGGGTCCCGGCGACGCGCACCAGCGCGGGCAGCGGGACCGGGTGTGGGGTGAAGCAGCGGTGGAACGCGAGTTCGCCGGTGGTGCGGTTGCGGCGGACGAGGAGTTGGCGGCGGTGTCCGTCGCCGTCGAGGGCGATCCACGCCCAGTGGTAGCGGCGCGGGCCCTTCGCGCCGTCGCCGGCGCTGTGGGTGTGCCACGCGGAGGCCGGCAGCGCGGCGGCGGCCTTGTCCGCCCGGACCGGGGTGCGCCCGCCGTTGATCCGTACCCGGGTCGAGCACGCCACCGCGAGGACGTAGCCGACACCGCGGTCCTCCAACTCGGCGCGGAGGCGGGGGTCTTGGCCGTAGACCTCGTCGCCGGTCACCCATCGCGCCGGCACGCCGGCGTCGAGTGCGGCGGCGAGCATGTCCGCGGCGAGCCGCGGCTTGGTCGCGAACACCGCCTCGGGCGGGATCCCGGCCGCTTCGCGGCGGCCGGGATCGTCGCACCAGCCGTGTTCGGGCAGGTAGAGGCGCCGGTCGATCAGCGCGCGGCCGTGCCGGGAGGCGTAGGCGAGGAACACCCCTACCTGGCAGTTCTCGATCCGTCCGCCGGTTCCGGAGTACTGTCGCTGCACGCCCGCCGAGTGCGCGCCCTTCTTCAGGAAGCCGGTCTCGTCCACGATCAGCACCCCACCGGGGTCGCCGAGGTGTTCGACGACCAGGTCGCGGATGTCGTCGCGGACGCCGTCCTCGTCCCACCGGGCCGAACGCAGCAGCCGCTGCATCGCGTCCGGCCGATGGTGCCCGGCCTGCTCGGCCAGCCACCAGCAGTTCTTCCGCTCCACCGACGACAGCAGCCCGGACACGAACTCCCGCGCCGTCGAACGCGGTTCCACCCGGAAGAACCGACCCGCCACCCGTCCCATCACCTCGTCGAACCGCACGCTCCAGCGATCGACGTCCACTAACCTGTGGCCCGCGGCCACCGCCTGATCAAATCGAGTCCACACACCTCGCCAAGATCACGCGGTGGCCGCACCGGTTCCCGACACCATCACGAAGTGCGGCTGGAGTACTACCCCTGCACGCCGGGCCTACGGTCCGGTGACGGAGAAATAGGCCATGTGAAATTAAATC is from Yinghuangia sp. ASG 101 and encodes:
- a CDS encoding TRM11 family SAM-dependent methyltransferase — translated: MDVSSVKGPCSVWATAQRNAPAQRRGRYTRASTAHPAKMLPAIAAHAITTYTRPGDWVLDPMCGTGTTLVEAAHAGRNGLGIEYEPRWAQAAAENLALAERSGAPGHGQILIGDARSLPTVIPPELHGRFALVVTSPPYGASVHGRVRSTRDSGEPGVHKFNDAYGTDRANLAHQPLARLLDGFTDILTGCAAVLRPGGHVVVTTRPWRRGGELIDLPGLAAACGQAAGLVFEERCVALLAAIRDGELIPRPSFFALHNARTAAQAGNPQAVIVHEDVLILAKVALPGSSREPKGVQAKPDGPQPRAAVPR
- a CDS encoding helix-turn-helix domain-containing protein; translated protein: MNYTDDTAAWTEPDLTTDTTVVVEPGRPLLLTPDEAGALVRRSGNWMRRKATAGEIPCTVLGRTVLFSYTDLDDLIVIHHRPATT
- a CDS encoding sunset domain-containing protein, which codes for MDARIRELAENSPNFGYLLEISPKLVAYGTRAEVFLADEPGDAMIKCRQFLEELVRVVVVKTGTGQGVDSLGKRVQALSDADVVSRQAVRQMRTVLRSGNKAVHEDFADPDKAAESVRCCFWLGDYVARHVFGDTTRRSHSTPAARPANRDTGTEVLTAVTHTAAEIATIKRLLESIDNRITASEPGPTPSTRPRRTTPIVVAGIIAAAVTAIALTVWAVRSGDERTGPEPPTAQDCPAAVPIKGNISSAGERIYHLPGGSYYTRTNAERCFDSAADAESEGFRPARR
- a CDS encoding IS701 family transposase, with product MDVDRWSVRFDEVMGRVAGRFFRVEPRSTAREFVSGLLSSVERKNCWWLAEQAGHHRPDAMQRLLRSARWDEDGVRDDIRDLVVEHLGDPGGVLIVDETGFLKKGAHSAGVQRQYSGTGGRIENCQVGVFLAYASRHGRALIDRRLYLPEHGWCDDPGRREAAGIPPEAVFATKPRLAADMLAAALDAGVPARWVTGDEVYGQDPRLRAELEDRGVGYVLAVACSTRVRINGGRTPVRADKAAAALPASAWHTHSAGDGAKGPRRYHWAWIALDGDGHRRQLLVRRNRTTGELAFHRCFTPHPVPLPALVRVAGTRWSIEELFQAAKGCVGLDHYQVRNHRSWNRHITLAMLALAILAVTAAGQPDDPGSGRIRLTVNEIRRLLGALLLTPATTAATVLAWSDWRRQHQARARKAHYQARLRS